Genomic DNA from Eleutherodactylus coqui strain aEleCoq1 chromosome 8, aEleCoq1.hap1, whole genome shotgun sequence:
GTAtatggggggagagtgggggaggacagtatatgggggagaggggggaggacagtatatgggggagagtgggggggaggacagtatatggggagaGTGGAGGGAGGGACCGTATatggggagagtggggggaggacagtatatggggagagtgggggggaggacagtatatgggggagagtgggggggaggacagtatatgggggagagtgggggaggacagtatatgggggagagtgggggggaggacagtatatggggagagtggggggggaggacagtatgtgggggggaggacagtatgggggagagggggcgaggacagtatatgggggagagtgggggggaggacagtatatgggggagagtggggggagggacagtatatggggagagtggggggaggacagtatatgggggagagtggggggcagtatatgggggagagtgggcggggacagtatatgggggagtgtgggggggcgAGCAGTATATGttgtgagtgggggggggagcagtatatgttgtgagtgggggggggagcagtatttgttgtgagtgggggggggggggagcagtatATATTGTGAGTGGGGGGGGAGCAGTATATGTTGTGAGTGGGGGGGGAGCAGTATATGttgtgagtgggggggggagcagtatatgttgtgagtgggggggggagcagtATATGTtgtgagtggggggggagagcagTATATGTTGTGAGTGGGGGGGCGGGAGCGGTTTATgttgtgagtgggggggggggcgggcgggAGCAGTATAAGAGGGTTAATGTTGATTTCTGCAGTATTTTTTATGTGCAATTAACATGCACATCGAAGACGCCATTGACCCGCCAGTCAGTCCGCACCCTTCGCCCGGTTTGATCGCTCCCCTGTCCCCCCGACGTGGGTGAGCCGTGGTATATAGGTGATGCCCCGGTATCTGCAGGGGTCCCAGAGTTTCTCCTGATTCTTGATGATGCACTTATTATATGACCGTTAATTTTAATAAtgattgactttttaaaaaatttcttgACTCTCCATATTGCAGAACCAAAATGAATGTGGGCGTGGCGCACAGCGAGGTGAACCCGAACACCAGGGTGATGAACAGCCGTGGCATGTGGCTGACGTACGCCCTGGGAGTCGGCATGCTGCACATCGTGCTCCTCAGCATTCCCTTCTTCAGTGTTCCTGTCGCCTGGACTCTGACTAATGTCATTCACAACCTGGTAAGTGCTTATCCCGTCCGTCACCGCAGACCTCAGTCCTCGCCGCCATCGGAGTCACACAGACCAAGCGTATTAGAAGCCTTAATGACCTCGCCGTCATTGGAGTCATACAGACTAAGCGTGTTATAACCTTAATGACCTCGCCGTCATTGGAGTCATACAGACCAAGCGTGTTATAAACCTTAATGACCTCGCCGTCATCGGAGTCACACAGACCAAGCGTGTTATAAACATTAATGACCTCGCCGTCATCGGAGTCACAAAGACCAAGCGTGTTATAAACATTAATGACCTCGCCGTCATCGGAGTCACACAGACCAAGCGTGTTATAAACCTTAATGACCTCGCCGTCATCGGAGTCACACAGACCAAGCGTGTTATAAACATTAATGACCTCGCTGATCACATGAAGAACTGGTTTGGGGATGGGAAAAATGACAGCGACACAAGATGTTCTGGTTGTACTTCTAGCCCAAGACAGGAGTCGGTGGCTGCCATCTATTCGGTCGGTGATAGAAgtctgatcggtcggggtctctACTTGTGACAAGTAGGCGGGGCTACGAGGATTGAATTAACTATAGGCTTTATAATCAGAGCTACACTTGTAATATTCCAGGCAGCCTTGTTGGTTGATGAATGATTAATATGACCTCTCGAACCGACAACGAGGATGCAGATTGCTGAGTGAGCCGGGCCTGGGGGGGGTTTAGGCGGGCCGGGCCTGGGGGGGGTCTAGGCGGGCTGGGCCTGGAGCCCTGAGTTGCCCCTGAAGCTGCTTGAGGTTCACGGCCGGCTGGATGAAGTCTGCTTTTTTGGTTGATTGCCTCACTTGCCCTTTGGTCCTCCACAAACCCTCCCTAGCTGTCAGCTCTTCAGCCCCCTCCTTACTGTCATCTGATCATCACATTATACATGAAGCAGCCATAGCAATACTATTACAGGCCCGCTCTTGGGCAAATCTAGACGCCCCCTTAATGGCGCCAGCAGACCCCTAATTAAgaaaaagcccagcaaactctACAATCCAGTATtttcaacattaaaggggttgttcctagACTTCAAGCTCTGCCCTGtcctgtgcataggggataacttgctgatcagtggggtctcactatGGAGAGCACCGCTGATCTCAAGAAGGGGGTTTACTGCGGGGTCACTTCTTCCCCCACAATGACGTCAGTGTGACTAGAGCGCTGGGTGGGCGTGCGTTCAGCGCCCCCTTCATCTTAATGGAGCTGGCAGAAATACCTGAACACTTGCCACTTGGGTATCTGTGCAATCCCATTTAAAGTGAATAGAGTGCCAGCGACACTACaccgaccagcactccattcactcctCACAGTGGGGGTTAGTAAGGGGGGTTTATACTCTATCCTATGGACATACTGTGGATGGGGGAGAACTTGTTATCTTGGTAAATTCCTTCAAACATCACGTTCAGTTTTGTTCCCCTCTGTGGCAATCACAGCAGTGACCCTCCCCTCTTCCCGCCTCCACTTGGACAGTTGCCACATGAACTATATCACCTTCTAATTTCTCCAGGAGTCATAGCATCCTCTAGTTCTGCAGTGGTTATATAGTCCCCATCATACTAGGCACAGCAGAATCCCCCTGCCCACTGTAGTTGCTGTGGCCCTTCTCCTGCCAACTGTAATTGCTGTTGCCCCTCCCCTGCCCTCTGTAGTCTCTGCAGCAGTCACTGTAGCCCCTACCCCTGCTTGCTGAATTAACTGACGCCTTCCCTGCCCACTGTAGTCGTTGTGACAGTCACTGTGGCCCCTCCCCTACCAGCTGTATTAATTGGGCGCTCCCCTGCCCGCTGTAGTCACTGCAGGAGTCACTGTGGCCCTGCTTGCTGTATTAACGGACACCTCCCCTGCCCACTGTAGTCGTTGTGGCAGTCACTGTGGCCCCTCCTCTGACCACTATAATTGCTGTGGCCCCTCCTCTGACCACTATAATTGCTGTGGCCCCTCCCCTGCCTGATGTATTAATTGGGAGCTCCCCCGCCCACTGTAAACACTGCAGCAGTCACTGTGGACCCTCCCCTGCCCACTGTAATTGCTGTAGCCCCTCCCCTGCCCACTGTAGTCGCTTCAGCAGTCACTGTGGCCCCTCCCCTGCCTACTGTAGTCGCCGCAGCAGTCACTGTGGCCCCTCCCCTGCCTACTGTAGTCGCCGCAGCAGTCACTGTGGCCCCTCCCCTGCCTACTGTAGTCGCCGCAGCAGTCACTGTGGCCCCTCCTCTGCCTACTGTAGTCGCCGCAGCAGTCACTGTGGCCCCTCCTCTGCCTACTGTAGTCGCCGCAGCAGTCACTGTGGCCCCTCCTCTGCCTACTGTAGTCGCCGCAGCAGTCACTGTGGCCCCTCCTCTGCCTACTGTAGTCGCTGCAGCAGTCACTGTGGCCCCTCCCCTGCTGATCAAATTTAAAGTTAACGATCaattcgtaaaaaaaaaaaaaaaaaaagacagaaggaaaaaaatatcagTGGACTGAacggattttccactgcagacgtCACTGTGGCCCCTCCTCTGCCCTCTTTAATTGCTGTAGCCCCTCCCCTGCAGGCGCCACAAGGTGTCCGTAAAGCCAATAAACGGGTTAATCTCTCCCGGAACATTAGGACTGCGTTTTAGGGTGTAACttttgtgcggattctgcacCCGAATTTCTGCGAAATTCATGTATTCTCATCGATATTATTAGGAATTGGTTCCACTGTCCGTACCGAGCGCAGCAAAAACCAAAGTCATGTGACTTACCACGTAAATTAACCCAGCGAGTAATGGGCTGTCCAGCAGCATAACACATGGAAGGAATCGGCGGATCAGCCCCAGAGTTCAGCGCGGATCCCCCCGTGTGGTTGCCGTTTGTGACGTGTGGCGAGGGTTCTCTCCGGTCTCGGCGTTACATCTCTGTCTTGTTTCCTTAACAGGGaatgtatgtgtttttacatGCAGTGAAAGGGACGCCGTTCGAAACGCCAGACCAGGGCAAAGCGCGGCTGCTGACACACTGGGAGCAGCTGGACTACGGGGTgcagttcaccgcctccaggaagtTCTTCACCATCTCTCCAATTATCCTGTAAGTTCTCGCTGTGCGCCACGTGTTGCGGTTTATACACTCTTTTAACCCCCTGCAGACTTGCGGTCTCGGGGGCAGAGCCTGTCCCATACAACGTGTGACTGCCGCCCATAACAGCCGTGATTTGCAGAGAGCTtcgatcgcagctgttaaccatttaaatactgctgtccgGTTTAATGTTGAGGTGTAAGGTGACGTCCGTGGGGGAAGTATAtgaactctgcagcatttccgtgaGTGAAACAAGTCCGTGACTTCTGCTGCTGCTGCGGATTGGCCGCTCTCCAGCTTTGCAGCTACTGTTGTGgactttgatgcagatttcatcTTCTCTATTGAAGTCTATATCAAAAATCTGCAAGTTTTCTCCCCCAGATCTGCTGCAAAACTTTATATTGTGTGGATTTGCCGGCAAGTGAGTTTCCGCACTTTTTGCGCAgcctgtggatgagattttggaaATCCAATCCACATTGCTGCTACTGTAGAAGATCCACTGTAAATCTGCTCTGCATTTGGCATGGCctaggggtgcgttcacacgtgccAGATTTTCGTGAGGATCTGCAGCGTGTTttgcggtgcagattttgacgctgttaagcagcagatttcaccctttcaattaacGCCTTAATGTTGGAGGACGTAAACTTTCTGTCCGGGCAGGGAAGCAGTTCCTGCACCAAAACGTAAGCTTGCATCCTATGGATGACAGCCGGCCTCCTATTGCAGAAGTGGGCATgggtgagaacaccgatccctgctgttaaccccatacatGCTGCAATTGTTGGCCGCAGCATATAAATAGTTCACAGAGGCAGGGCTCTGTGTAATTGCAGACggtcgatgggttgccatggcaaccaggcacAGACCATCTGGGTATGCTATggtctatgattgctatgattagcgataatgcattgcagtacagaagtactgcactgTATTATCAGAGTGATCATAGCATCACCGGTTCAAGATCCCTGCAGGGgcgtaaaaaatgtaaaaataataatttacaaaaggtaaaatttttaattaaaaactttttttacactctttccagtcattaaaaaaaggaaaaaagtttaaaattgtCACACCTGTAACGACCCGTactataaattgaacacactttttatcctgcatggggcAAACactagttaaaaaaacaaaaaaaatctaaaactgaGCCAAGATGCTTTTTATTTTCCCCTTAATTTCACCttttaaaaaaactgcaataaaaattatcaaaaaaaaacatatgtacccccaaaatggtaccaacaaaaaccacAGCTTGTCATGCAGTACAACCAAGCTGCCTCGGAGCTCCTTCAATGAAGGAAACACCAGTCTCCTTTATTAGAATTACGTGTCATGTTTTTGTTactagaatatatattttttattattttgctccTAAACTTTTCAGTTTAGCTTGAAGGTATTTTATGCTTTTTAGTACTGTAAGTATTTCCCGGCATCCCGAGTCTTGTAGTCTCCGTAGACCTTACGCCGTCCATGGTTTTTACCTGTCGTCTTCTTCCCTCTGTCCCCCAAACAGGTATTTCCTGACCAGTTTCTATACAAAGTACGATCCGACACACTTCTTCATCAACACGGCTTCCCTCCTTAGCGTCCTGATCCCGAAGTTGCCGCAGCTGCACGGAGTCCGGATCTTTGGCATCAACAAGTACTGAACAGGAATCCTGCGGAGTCTGTTCTCTCGACCGCACAACTTCTTGCCTCTGGCTGTTTCTGACGGAGATAAGGATAGCCATCTAGGCCATTTTACGTTTATACAGTAAAATTCTAGCTGTCTCTTTGTAAGCTGTCGGAATCCACACAGACTTAGAGAAGGTACCTCTCCCAGCATCCTCTGAGAGCGGGGGCTCTTATGTAAAGGGTAGCCTTTGCAGGCTGGGCTGGCCCGGCTATGACCTGAAGTTTGCAATGCACAAACAGGACTGACAAGAAAGGTAGAAACCGCATCCGGACGACCATATTGTGGACCTCATCTGCTAAGGACAAACCATATTATGTCACTTTTTGTAATCATGAAACGATCAGGTGTAGCGATCCGGCGTGTTACCAGCAGCAGCATTCACTAGCTGACAGAACGGTTTGCCGCATGCTGTGTAGATAATGATGCACTAGTGTTTCTTTCATCCTCTCTCCTCCTAGTTTATTGATCATTGAGTGATCCTCTGTTTTTCACGGTGGCCGACCATACTTACCGTTGTCATATATTCTCTCTAGTCCTCCGTTGGCAGACATTAGCGTTATTAGACCTCCTTTGATATTATTAGAAGTATTTGATCATGTGCTTGTATAATTTAACGTAAGTTTGCTTGCTTAATTTCTCTTGTAGTTGTGAGTCATCCGGACCGTGCATTGAATAGTTCTAAGGAGTGTCATAAATTCAGTAGCGTCTTGTCTTCTGAGA
This window encodes:
- the ORMDL1 gene encoding ORM1-like protein 1 isoform X1, which codes for MNVGVAHSEVNPNTRVMNSRGMWLTYALGVGMLHIVLLSIPFFSVPVAWTLTNVIHNLGMYVFLHAVKGTPFETPDQGKARLLTHWEQLDYGVQFTASRKFFTISPIILYFLTSFYTKYDPTHFFINTASLLSVLIPKLPQLHGVRIFGINKY
- the ORMDL1 gene encoding ORM1-like protein 1 isoform X2; the protein is MKNWFGDGKNDSDTRCSGCTSSPRQESVAAIYSGMYVFLHAVKGTPFETPDQGKARLLTHWEQLDYGVQFTASRKFFTISPIILYFLTSFYTKYDPTHFFINTASLLSVLIPKLPQLHGVRIFGINKY